A stretch of the Kroppenstedtia eburnea genome encodes the following:
- the sufU gene encoding Fe-S cluster assembly sulfur transfer protein SufU, translated as MSLDDLYRRVIMDHSQKPRNRGRIEEGAVSVDLNNPTCGDRISIQMVVDEGKIREAKFLGEGCSISMASASMMTEAVKGLTLDEALHLVDLFSRMMQGEEVDPEAFPLEDIEALQGVAKFPARIKCATLAWKALEKGAKESAEKG; from the coding sequence ATGTCCTTGGATGATCTGTATCGGAGAGTGATCATGGATCACTCCCAAAAACCGAGAAACCGAGGCCGGATCGAAGAGGGTGCGGTCTCGGTTGATTTGAACAACCCCACCTGCGGGGATCGGATCTCCATTCAGATGGTTGTGGATGAAGGGAAGATCCGGGAGGCGAAATTCCTGGGGGAAGGTTGTTCGATCAGCATGGCTTCCGCCTCGATGATGACAGAGGCGGTCAAGGGCCTCACCCTGGACGAAGCCTTGCACTTGGTGGACCTCTTCTCCCGTATGATGCAAGGGGAAGAGGTGGACCCGGAAGCATTCCCCTTGGAAGATATTGAAGCCCTCCAGGGTGTGGCCAAATTCCCGGCCCGTATCAAATGTGCGACACTGGCATGGAAGGCTCTGGAGAAAGGGGCGAAGGAATCAGCTGAGAAAGGCTGA